A stretch of Coccidioides posadasii str. Silveira chromosome 2, complete sequence DNA encodes these proteins:
- a CDS encoding uncharacterized protein (EggNog:ENOG410PI0X~COG:D~BUSCO:7511at33183), producing MAYQRYGTSNIRSCDSYFVESYDNDYQPSRVCPKEHAKIIARERQYAMGDEMTKAVREEYQEDIIAHMHLMDSATLPDVDSIDIQTEIQWFMRPYLLDFLIEAHAAFQLLPGTLFLTVNLLDRYCSKRVVYKRHYQLVGCAALLIAAKYSDKKERVPTIKELKSMCCSLYDDDMFVQMEWHVLQTLGWSIGHPTVDGFLQVAVMDTPYDPEVEHLALYILEIALFHREFVSKLSADLSRAALALSRCILNRPQASHNDWASNYDSLTLVNLSQHLFQPSHVLARKYSSAHYSRVSKILEQFLARQSTVTKSYNPPTPPTDRAEDSKPYEGEIGLATPQKSHCPRTMTNGYITPPITPENDAFAPTSNANPSKDASGLLYVCPTSPTPQQAMHYGQTHHYKLQETDPYSQHQRFRQQPSVPYNSVF from the exons ATGGCGTACCAGCGATATGGCACGTCTAATATCCGGTCTTGTGATTCTTACTTCGTGGAGTCTTATGACAACGACTATCAGCCTTCCCGAGTCTGTCCCAAAGAGCATGCCAAGATAATCGCCCGTGAACGCCAGTATGCGATGGGAGATGAGATGACAAAAGCCGTGCGTGAGGAATACCAGGAGGATATCATTGCTCATATGCATCTGATGGAT TCCGCAACATTGCCGGACGTTGACTCAATTGACATCCAAACTGAGATCCAGTGGTTTATGCGGCCCTACCTTCTCGATTTCTTAATTGAAGCCCATGCTGCGTTTCAGTTGCTTCCGGGGACTTTGTTTTTGACCGTCAACCTCTTAGATCGTTACTGTTCGAAGCGAGTTGTCTATAAGAGACATTATCAGCTGGTGGGATGCGCTGCACTGCTTATCGCCGCGAAATACAGCGACAAGAAAGAGCGTGTCCCGACCATCAAGGAGCTGAAGTCGATGTGCTGCTCTCTTTACGACGACGACATGTTCGTACAAATGGAATGGCACGTGCTCCAGACCCTTGGCTGGTCGATTGGTCATCCAACCGTCGATGGGTTCCTGCAAGTCGCAGTCATGGATACCCCATATGACCCAGAGGTGGAACATCTTGCCCTTTATATCCTGGAAATAGCACTCTTCCATAGGGAATTCGTTTCCAAGCTTTCGGCAGATCTTTCGCGTGCCGCATTAGCACTGTCAAGATGCATTCTCAACCGGCCCCAAGCTTCGCATAATGATTGGGCATCCAATTATGACTCTTTGACTTTGGTGAACTTATCCCAGCATTTGTTTCAACCATCGCACGTTCTCGCCAGGAAGTACTCATCTGCCCATTATTCACGGGTATCGAAGATCTTGGAGCAGTTTCTGGCCCGTCAGAGCACCGTTACCAAGAGCTACAACCCTCCTACACCTCCGACGGACCGTGCGGAGGATTCTAAGCCGTATGAAGGTGAGATTGGGCTTGCTACGCCCCAGAAATCCCATTGCCCGCGTACTATGACCAATGGTTACATTACTCCGCCAATCACACCTGAGAACGACGCGTTCGCTCCCACAAGCAACGCCAATCCTTCCAAGGATGCCTCTGGCCTCTTGTACGTTTGTCCTACATCGCCGACTCCCCAGCAAGCAATGCACTATGGACAGACGCATCACTATAAGCTCCAAGAGACCGATCCGTACTCTCAACATCAACGTTTTCGTCAACAGCCGTCGGTACCCTACAACTCTGTGTTCTAA
- a CDS encoding uncharacterized protein (TransMembrane:3 (o58-80i115-143o163-180i)), translating into MSLAFDVAVASFGLNTSTMSVMPNSGVLSQSERESSRDCVDENATLLHIPIICFDSHIVSLSGICFYFLCHVCTCICFIWHCKRESFSSPGLGIIFVPGHQYPCSVPRLHRFIKYLLIFSIPYFLCLRYVPGSVLCAFFIFYFFPNHIPCKSVGKICLFSRNVMLFFFCLSCIPPIYPFVDPCFHYPIKLSEGIYGEDKAVEKGRPLSRGRMKGPRVKAQILTEFGCSVEGQGGGGGERPFKKSCCFFCFRFPRGHAGTAAELSFLWCQRKAYYAASNFIEILDSALKAEKGSIFG; encoded by the coding sequence ATGTCACTCGCATTCGATGTGGCAGTAGCTAGCTTTGGACTCAATACATCAACCATGAGCGTTATGCCAAATTCTGGCGTCCTTTCCCAAAGTGAGCGCGAAAGTAGTCGTGACTGCGTGGATGAGAACGCGACATTACTACATATCCCAATAATCTGTTTTGATTCCCACATAGTTTCCTTATCTGGCATTTGCTTTTATTTCCTATGTCATGTCTGTACCTGCATCTGCTTCATCTGGCATTGCAAGCGCGAGTCGTTTTCTTCACCCGGACTTGGGATAATCTTTGTCCCCGGTCACCAATATCCGTGCAGCGTTCCGCGGTTACACCGGTTCATTAAATACCTGCTAATTTTTTCAATACCATATTTCCTCTGTCTGCGCTATGTACCTGGTTCGGTTCTTTGtgccttttttattttttatttctttccTAACCATATACCGTGTAAGAGTGTGGGAAAGATCTGTCTATTTTCTCGCAATGTAATgctgttctttttttgcctttCTTGTATACCCCCCATATACCCCTTTGTCGATCCATGTTTCCATTATCCTATCAAGTTATCGGAGGGGATTTATGGCGAGGACAAGGCGGTGGAAAAAGGGCGTCCTTTATCTAGGGGGCGAATGAAAGGCCCTCGAGTGAAAGCACAAATTTTGACAGAGTTTGGATGTAGTGTGGAAGGgcaggggggggggggaggagagagACCCTTCAAAAAAAGTTGctgcttcttttgtttcCGTTTTCCCAGGGGGCATGCTGGCACTGCTGCGGAACTTTCTTTCCTTTGGTGCCAACGCAAAGCATATTATGCTGCTTCGAATTTTATTGAGATCCTTGACTCTGCACTTAAGGCAGAGAAGGGTTCCATCTTCGGATGA
- a CDS encoding uncharacterized protein (SECRETED:SignalP(1-18)~EggNog:ENOG410PMG8~COG:S~TransMembrane:7 (n3-11c18/19o83-102i131-153o200-222i277-296o328-350i362-382o413-432i)) gives MPFLISFLASLYRKLVMGSGGSSGSGGDNGRNVKWVDGLRGMASFLVLLTHLARAFDYNLFNARDTEDGPIRLLQHPVLRIPWQGRIGVTIFAFLTGYVCALKPLRLSRAGNHNTAFSSIAKSAFRRPIRLIMPATIALVLSWTIAQFGAFTVGRRCDSGWLRFSSVSVNPSFLHEVKRLFRVFLATWTNGHMDYDDHQWALLPLLKGSMMVYVTLVATMYVQYRYRMLVYVGMYMYFWQNPAADTETFGQQFYLGMFLSDMANHQPTQSFISSRRWTRMIVCLVLASIGLFVASYPTHHAEWCGWSNFLLQLSKYIFPRETNLGKRYTALGVDLVILSIYLSPSTKALLSKPFFLWLGRNSFAVYLTHGTLLRTVLVWMIYGISGQPWKEWKNDKGEMEHSPFLPRGSGLNFAISIPTWFVLVYIVAHYWTTYVDSFCARMTQKLENFVFEQTEKSPMNGLPIIFVQ, from the exons ATGCCATTTCTTATATCCTTCTTAGCCTCACTCTATCGCAAGCTCGTCATGGGATCCGGGGGTTCGAGCGGCTCTGGCGGTGACAATGGACGGAATGTCAAATGGGTCGAC GGACTGCGCGGAATGGCATCCTTCCTTGTGCTCCTCACCCACCTGGCTCGCGCATTCGACTATAACTTGTTCAACGCTAGAGACACCGAAGATGGCCCGATTCGATTGTTACAACACCCTGTCCTCCGTATCCCCTGGCAGGGCAGAATCGGCGTCACGATCTTTGCCTTTCTCACCGGATACGTCTGTGCGCTTAAACCGCTGAGGCTCTCCCGAGCCGGGAATCACAATACTGCCTTTTCTTCCATTGCGAAAAGTGCCTTCCGCCGACCGATTCGACTAATAATGCCCGCTACCATCGCTCTCGTTCTGTCTTGGACAATAGCGCAGTTCGGGGCGTTTACGGTCGGCAGAAGGTGTGATTCGGGTTGGTTACGATTTTCCAGCGTCAGCGTCAACCCGTCGTTTCTTCATGAGGTTAAGAGACTGTTCCGGGTATTCCTCGCTACTTGGACAAATGGCCATATGGACTATGATGACCATCAGTGGGCATTGTTGCCGCTGCTCAAGGGCTCCATGATGGTCTACGTCACCTTGGTTGCCACGATGTATGTACAATATCGATATCGCATGCTGGTGTATGTCGGAATGTATATGTATTTCTGGCAAAATCCTGCTGCAGACACAG AAACTTTTGGCCAGCAGTTTTACCTTGGAATGTTCCTGTCCGACATGGCCAACCATCAACCTACGCAatctttcatttcttctcgCCGCTGGACCCGTATGATTGTCTGCCTTGTCCTCGCCTCGATCGGTCTCTTCGTCGCCTCCTACCCAACGCATCATGCCGAATGGTGTGGCTGGTCCAACTTCCTCCTCCAGCTGTCGAAATACATATTCCCTCGTGAGACCAACCTGGGCAAACGGTACACGGCTCTGGGAGTCGACTTAGTCATTTTATCAATCTACCTCTCTCCGTCCACAAAAGCTCTGCTCTCAAAACCTTTCTTCCTCTGGCTGGGACGCAACAGTTTCGCCGTCTACCTCACCCACGGCACACTCCTCCGTACCGTGCTCGTTTGGATGATCTACGGAATATCCGGTCAGCCATGGAAAGAATGGAAGAACGACAAAGGTGAGATGGAGCACTCGCCTTTCCTCCCTAGGGGATCGGGCCTGAATTTTGCAATCAGTATTCCGACGTGGTTTGTTCTGGTCTACATCGTCGCGCACTACTGGACGACGTATGTGGATAGTTTCTGTGCGCGCATGACGCAGAAACTGGAAAATTTTGTCTTTGAGCAGACAGAAAAGTCCCCAATGAATGGCCTTCCGAT CATCTTTGTACAATGA
- a CDS encoding uncharacterized protein (EggNog:ENOG410PH04~COG:S), producing the protein MTSNPEKFSGAPNPPNQASPDPASAPNNPEEHQPLEVDDITSDTDSTFSDRSSTAQSASITSSILNYEYSNGRRYHGYQRGSYVLPNDEKEQDRLDLLHHIFLLLLDGKLIRAPISDPQRVLDVGTGTGLWAIDFADEYPSAQIIGTDLSPIQPSWIPPNVKFYVDDAENEWVYGPDEAFDFIYSRNMAGGIKDWDRYIGQAFQHTKPGGWLELIEFEALVTSDDDSKDRVPFVDQFQTKCNEAAAKFGKKIDQAPNHKQRVINAGYVDVRSDVFKVPIGTWPKDKKLKEVGRYFVEHMMMGVEAYSLGFLGKVLGWSKDECRVLISKTNAELRDRKNNLYVRLHIVYGRKPSA; encoded by the exons ATGACGAGCAATCCAGAAAAATTCTCCGGTGCTCCCAATCCCCCGAACCAAGCCAGTCCTGACCCAGCAAGCGCTCCTAATAACCCAGAAGAACACCAGCCCTTGGAGGTGGATGACATTACCTCCGACACAGACTCTACCTTCAGCGACAGGAGTTCAACCGCGCAGAGTGCATCTATAACATCTTCGATCTTGAACTACGAGTACTCAAATGGTCGAAGGTATCACGGGTACCAAAGAGGGAGCTATGTCCTCCCCAATGACGAAAAGGAACAGGATCGATTAGACCTGTTACATCacatctttcttctcttgctTGATGGTAAATTAATTCGCGCTCCTATCTCTGATCCTCAAAGAGTACTGGACGTCGGGACGGGAACTGGATTATGGGCCATCGACTTCGCGGACGAATACCCTTCAGCACAGATCATAGGCACAGACCTAAGCCCCATACAGCCAAGCTGGATCCCGCCCAACGTCAAGTTTTACGTGGATGACGCTGAGAACGAGTGGGTGTACGGTCCCGACGAAGCATTTGATTTTATTTATTCAAGGAACATGGCTGGTGGCATCAAAGACTGGGACAGATACATTGGCCAGGCCTTCCAGCATACAAAGCCTGGAGGGTGGCTTGAGTTGATCGAATTCGAAGCGCTAGTGACCTCGGACGATGATTCGAAGGACCGGGTGCCTTTTGTAGATCAGTTCCAGACTAAATGCAACGAAGCGGCGGCGAAATTCGGGAAGAAGATAGACCAGGCCCCGAATCACAAGCAGCGAGTGATCAACGCCGGGTACGTCGATGTTCGCAGTGATGTGTTCAAG GTTCCCATAGGCACTTGGCCCAAGGACAAGAAGCTCAAAGAAGTAGGTCGGTACTTCGTGGAGCATATGATGATGGGCGTCGAGGCGTATTCACTGGGGTTCTTGGGAAAGGTGCTGGGATGGAGTAAGGACGAGTGCCGCGTTCTGATATCGAAGACAAACGCGGAGCTTCGAGACCGAAAAAATAATTTATATGTTCGATTGCATATTGTCTACGGTAGGAAACCGAGCGCGTGA